A window of Castanea sativa cultivar Marrone di Chiusa Pesio chromosome 1, ASM4071231v1 contains these coding sequences:
- the LOC142639519 gene encoding receptor-like protein EIX2, with protein MTLMMGGRSLKLLYAIFTLFLLYLTPTLGVISGVGDGNMWCIERERQALLEFKKGLIDDKNRLSSWGTEYAKKNCCNWEGVQCSNQTGHILQLDLQAWHKPTLRGNISPLLIELHHLSYLDLSYNDFNQSQFPKFITLHSNLKYLYLENANLSGQIPSQLGNLSRLQSLGLGGNYLKIAENLDWLSPLVSIEYLSLTSVNLSVANNWLKVVAGLPKLSGLWLGDCDLPLITPSSLLRVNSSKALTDLDLSGNPHMTSSIFPWLFNSSTNLARVYLSSNQLNGSIPNAFGNMNSLQDLFLDDNKLEGGIPKSFEDICTLTTLGLFENNLNGQVLEFFKNLKGCLKDSLEALYLDINQIEGPVPNFAIFPSLAWLGIANNKLNGNLAKSIESLHNLQYLIVHSNMLEGIISEAQLSNFPQLLHLDLSHNPLTLNFSFNWVPPFQLVRLYVRSCKLGPDFPNWIKTQRNLQFLDISSTGISNTIPTSFWDMPSELRYLNLAHNQIKGRLPNISTKVSNLHTIDFSSNRFEGPLPVFPPNLTSIDLSKNMFSRLNFFVCSISGGNLRFLDLSSNHLSEEIPDCFMHWQGLEVLNLAHNKLSGKIPQSMGSLTQLIALDLSYNSLSGELPWSLQNCTMLRFLYLGKNKLSGKIPTWIGEKMSSLIILSLRSNEFHGSMQFQICLLVHIRYLDLSQNNISGTIPQCLNNLAAMAHKVSEFTMSDNVFIWNGIVYTIIGPDGMYGSGSNDIIDGVDSVSIIVGWKGKVYEYGKNFGEMRSIDLANNKLTGKIPDEICGLIELKALNLSGNMLTGMIPQNIGQLEQLESLDLSRNRLFGSLPATMVALHYLGFLNLSYNEFSGRIPTGTQIQSFDSDRFTGNLGLCGPPLIEKCPEEVTSSTNHLKSYQEDGDEFWKCLYIGTALGFIVGFWGVCGSLMLNRSWRHAYFLLMINLKDWLYVTIVGHTTRLQKMFHN; from the coding sequence ATGACGTTGATGATGGGTGGAAGGTCCCTGAAACTTCTCTATGCAATTTTTACGCTCTTTCTGCTGTACTTGACACCAACTCTTGGAGTCATTTCAGGGGTTGGAGACGGTAATATGTGGTGCATAGAGAGGGAGAGACAAGCACTCCTTGAGTTCAAAAAAGGTCTTATTGATGACAAAAATAGGCTCTCTTCATGGGGGACtgaatatgcaaagaaaaattgcTGCAACTGGGAAGGAGTTCAGTGCAGCAACCAAACAGGCCATATACTCCAACTTGACCTTCAGGCTTGGCATAAGCCAACTTTGCGAGGTAATATAAGTCCTTTACTAATTGAGTTGCATCATTTGAGTTATTTGGACCTGAGTTACAATGATTTTAATCAAAGCCAATTCCCAAAGTTTATCACTTTACACAGTAACTTAAAGTACCTATATCTCGAAAACGCTAATCTCAGTGGCCAAATTCCATCCCAGCTTGGTAACCTTTCCCGTTTGCAATCTCTTGGCCTCGGCGggaattatttgaaaattgctGAAAATCTTGACTGGCTTTCTCCTCTTGTTTCAATAGAATATCTCAGCCTAACATCTGTGAATCTCAGTGTAGCCAATAATTGGCTGAAAGTTGTTGCTGGTCTACCAAAGCTATCAGGGTTGTGGTTGGGTGATTGTGATCTACCTCTTATCACTCCTTCTTCTCTTTTGCGTGTTAATTCCTCTAAAGCTCTTACCGACCTTGATCTCTCTGGCAACCCTCACATGACTTCCTCGATATTCCCCTGGTTGTTCAACTCTAGTACCAACCTTGCTCGTGTTTATCTCTCTTCTAATCAATTAAATGGCTCAATTCCGAATGCTTTTGGCAACATGAATTCTCTTCAGGACCTCTTCCTCGACGATAATAAACTTGAAGGCGGCATTCCAAAATCGTTTGAGGATATATGTACTTTAACAACTTTGGGTTTGTTTGAGAACAATTTAAATGGACAGGTTCTTGAGTTCTTCAAAAACTTGAAGGGATGCCTAAAAGATTCATTAGAGGCCTTATATTTAGATATAAATCAAATTGAGGGGCCAGTGCCTAATTTTGCAATATTTCCATCGTTAGCATGGTTAGGTATTGCtaacaataaattaaatggGAATTTGGCCAAAAGTATTGAAAGCCTACATAACCTACAGTATTTGATTGTACACTCCAATATGTTGGAAGGCATTATCTCCGAAGCTCAACTGTCAAATTTCCCCCAATTGTTACATTTAGACTTATCTCATAATCCTTTAACCTTAAATTTCAGCTTTAATTGGGTTCCCCCTTTCCAATTGGTCCGTCTATATGTGAGATCTTGCAAGTTGGGTCCTGATTTCCCAAATTGGATAAAAACTCAAAGAAACCTTCAATTCCTCGATATCTCCAGTACTGGAATTTCAAATACCATCCCCACTTCGTTCTGGGACATGCCTAGTGAGTTACGCTATTTAAATTTGGCTCATAACCAAATCAAGGGAAGGTTGCCAAATATATCCACTAAAGTTTCAAACCTTCACACAATAGATTTCAGTTCAAACAGATTTGAAGGCCCATTACCAGTGTTTCCTCCGAATTTGACCTCAATAGATCTCTCCAAAAATATGTTTTCAAGGTTAAATTTCTTTGTATGCTCGATTTCTGGTGGTAATTTAAGATTCCTTGACCTCTCAAGCAACCATCTATCTGAAGAGATCCCTGATTGTTTCATGCATTGGCAAGGACTAGAAGTTCTTAATTTGGCTCACAATAAGTTGTCTGGGAAAATTCCACAATCTATGGGTTCTTTAACACAACTTATAGCATTAGACTTAAGCTATAATAGCTTGTCAGGAGAATTGCCTTGGTCCTTGCAAAATTGCACTATGTTAAGATTTTTGTACTTGGGAAAGAATAAATTATCTGGGAAGATACCAACTTGGATAGGGGAAAAAATGTCCTCATTGATCATTCTTAGCCTCAGATCCAATGAATTTCATGGAAGTAtgcaatttcaaatttgtttgtTAGTCCATATTAGATATTTAGACTTGTCTCAAAATAATATTTCCGGAACCATTCCCCAGTGCCTCAATAATTTGGCTGCCATGGCACACAAAGTTTCAGAGTTTACCATGAGCGACAACGTCTTCATTTGGAATGGCATTGTATATACAATTATTGGTCCAGATGGTATGTATGGTTCTGGGAGTAATGACATCATTGATGGTGTCGATAGTGTCAGTATAATTGTTGGTTGGAAAGGGAAGGTGTATGAGTATGGAAAGAATTTCGGAGAAATGAGGAGCATTGATCTTGCAAACAACAAATTGACTGGAAAAATTCCAGATGAGATATGCGGCCTCATAGAATTAAAAGCATTAAATCTATCAGGAAACATGTTGACTGGAATGATTCCACAAAACATTGGTCAATTGGAGCAATTGGAatctttggatttgtcaagaaaTCGGTTATTTGGTTCATTACCTGCTACCATGGTTGCTTTACATTACTTGGGCTTCCTAAACTTGTCCTACAATGAATTTTCAGGAAGAATTCCAACAGGCACTCAAATCCAATCCTTCGATTCTGACAGATTCACTGGCAATCTTGGACTTTGTGGACCTCCACTTATAGAAAAGTGTCCAGAAGAAGTAACATCCAGCACTAATCACCTTAAAAGCTATCAAGAAGATGGAGATGAATTCTGGAAATGTCTTTATATTGGTACAGCGCTTGGATTCATTGTTGGTTTTTGGGGAGTTTGTGGCTCTTTGATGTTAAATCGTTCTTGGAGACATGCATATTTCCTATTGATGATCAACCTGAAGGATTGGTTGTATGTGACAATAGTAGGGCATACTACAAGATTGCAGAAGATGTTTCACAACTAG